The following are encoded in a window of Halosolutus halophilus genomic DNA:
- a CDS encoding ABC transporter ATP-binding protein translates to MARVRLENITKRYDDVTAVDDVNMEIEDGEFVTFVGPSGCGKSTTMETVAGLTKPTEGQVYIGDDDVTTLAPKDRGVAMVFQNIALFPHMDVFDNISFGLRLRKYDDDEIRRRVEQAADVVQLEGMLDRMPDEMSGGQRQRVAIARAIVRNPDVFLMDEPLANLDAKLRVHMRTELQRLHRELGTTIIYVTHDQAEAMTMSNRIAVLNEGRLQQLAAPLVCYNEPANLFVAGFIGSPSMNFAEGELIENGLETKNFTVEFEPTQVPGATVGDAITLGIRPEDVHMVQYANSLESSTDPIDARTDVLEPMGDEVFVYLLLSEATVGSMEEDPATSPNQLLMSVTPDTDIEADQEIEVVLDRSKIHLFDSATGEALVHGITDLPEREPGTTPTEADS, encoded by the coding sequence ATGGCACGAGTACGACTCGAGAATATCACGAAACGCTACGATGACGTCACCGCGGTCGACGACGTGAACATGGAGATCGAGGACGGCGAGTTCGTCACTTTCGTCGGCCCCTCGGGCTGTGGGAAGTCGACGACGATGGAGACAGTCGCGGGACTCACCAAGCCGACGGAGGGCCAGGTGTACATCGGCGACGACGACGTCACGACCCTCGCGCCGAAGGACCGGGGCGTCGCGATGGTCTTCCAGAACATCGCGCTGTTCCCCCACATGGACGTCTTCGACAACATCTCCTTCGGCCTTCGACTGCGCAAGTACGACGACGACGAGATCCGCCGCCGCGTCGAACAGGCCGCCGACGTCGTTCAACTCGAGGGGATGCTCGATCGCATGCCCGACGAGATGTCCGGCGGCCAGCGCCAGCGAGTCGCGATCGCACGCGCGATCGTCCGGAATCCGGACGTCTTCCTGATGGACGAGCCGCTGGCGAACCTCGACGCGAAGCTGCGCGTCCACATGCGCACCGAACTCCAGCGGCTCCACCGCGAACTCGGGACGACGATCATCTACGTCACCCACGACCAGGCCGAGGCGATGACGATGTCCAATCGGATCGCCGTCCTGAACGAGGGTAGACTCCAGCAACTCGCGGCGCCGCTGGTCTGCTACAACGAACCCGCGAACCTGTTCGTGGCCGGCTTCATCGGTTCACCGTCGATGAACTTCGCCGAGGGCGAACTCATCGAGAACGGCCTCGAGACGAAGAACTTCACCGTGGAGTTCGAACCGACTCAGGTTCCGGGAGCGACGGTGGGCGACGCCATCACCCTCGGAATCAGGCCGGAAGACGTTCACATGGTCCAGTACGCGAACTCGCTCGAGTCGTCGACGGATCCGATCGACGCCCGGACCGACGTCCTCGAACCGATGGGCGACGAGGTCTTCGTCTACCTGTTACTCTCCGAGGCCACGGTGGGATCGATGGAGGAAGATCCCGCGACGTCGCCCAACCAGTTGCTGATGAGCGTCACCCCCGACACGGATATCGAGGCGGACCAGGAGATCGAGGTCGTCCTCGACCGATCGAAGATTCACCTCTTCGATTCGGCCACCGGCGAGGCGCTGGTCCACGGGATTACCGACCTCCCGGAACGAGAGCCCGGCACGACCCCGACCGAGGCGGATAGCTGA
- a CDS encoding carbohydrate ABC transporter permease produces MTDPKDSTDPRNATEPNDTGGIGADRDDPSRDPTLRRTDGGTVLEDDRDAELDRGPLQQWVADSISNPKRVYRAMFYVAAIFFLFTTLFPFYWLLMVALTPEGQLQDIVFTPNGFNPGAFVEVFEVIPFHVYMFNSFVIALASTIVVLVIASLAGYAFGRLEFPGRTPLMLLVLVISFFPPAAFFIPLNDLFNTSFAVLRPITGDGTLYNTPFALVTPLSAIFMPLAIFILTTFYGQIPDGLEDAARVEGTTRLGALFRVIIPLSAPGVATAGVLTFIAVYNEFFFSFLMTDGQPENWAPILDGILAYQGQYQVLYNLMAAASIIGVIPVAILVVVAQEKIVSGLTAGALKE; encoded by the coding sequence GACAGGGATGACCCGTCACGAGATCCGACGCTTCGCCGAACCGACGGCGGCACGGTCCTCGAGGACGACCGCGACGCGGAACTCGACCGCGGCCCGTTGCAGCAGTGGGTCGCCGACTCCATCTCCAACCCGAAGCGGGTCTACCGGGCGATGTTCTACGTCGCGGCGATCTTCTTCCTGTTCACGACGCTATTCCCGTTCTACTGGCTGCTCATGGTCGCGCTGACGCCGGAAGGACAGCTCCAGGACATCGTCTTTACGCCTAACGGCTTCAATCCTGGCGCGTTCGTCGAGGTCTTCGAGGTCATTCCCTTCCACGTCTACATGTTCAACAGCTTCGTGATCGCGCTGGCCTCGACGATCGTCGTCCTCGTCATCGCGAGCCTCGCCGGCTACGCGTTCGGTCGCCTCGAGTTCCCCGGCCGAACGCCGCTCATGCTACTGGTGTTGGTAATTTCCTTCTTCCCGCCAGCCGCCTTCTTCATTCCGCTGAACGACCTCTTTAACACCTCATTCGCAGTCCTCAGGCCGATCACCGGTGACGGCACGCTCTACAACACACCTTTCGCCCTCGTGACTCCGCTGTCGGCGATCTTCATGCCGCTAGCGATATTCATCCTCACGACGTTCTACGGGCAGATTCCGGACGGCCTCGAGGACGCGGCTCGCGTCGAGGGAACGACTCGACTCGGTGCGCTGTTCCGGGTCATTATTCCCCTGTCGGCGCCCGGCGTCGCGACCGCCGGCGTGTTGACGTTCATCGCGGTCTACAACGAGTTCTTCTTCTCGTTCCTGATGACGGACGGCCAGCCCGAGAACTGGGCGCCGATCCTCGACGGCATTCTCGCCTATCAGGGGCAGTACCAGGTGCTGTACAACCTCATGGCCGCCGCGAGTATCATCGGGGTGATACCCGTCGCGATCCTCGTCGTCGTGGCCCAAGAAAAGATCGTCAGCGGACTCACCGCAGGCGCACTCAAAGAATAA